The DNA region ttcgtattaataaatcaaactcACCGTACGGATAAATACATTGTACacaattaagtaaaaaatacaatagtgAAACAGTattcatgattttttttattattcaatattaacgAAAAAGCAGGTCTCGTGAGAATTGAGGATAAACTACAAAATTAAAcagacaatttttatttttatacgtctcataagaaaataataaaacatcacCCAGTTTACTTAAAGTGAACTTATTTCTCTGTATACCGCACTAAGGTATGAATATGGCAAAATAAAGTACAATTCTGGTTATTGGGAGAGCGAGgacaaaattttattctagTAAAGAAAAATGCCTAAATATTgcgatttatatttattagtaaaccatattgtattgtaaattaaaatcatacaaatgtatatataagtagtgaaagtatatgtatatggggaatttaaactaatatatgttaatacatcttaatgcttttaaaataatcgaCGACATTTAGcactttgaatataaaaaaattaaaacattcacTTGTATGCTATTTcggtattattaaaaagaatcaCGTTTACCAAAGCGGAAGCAAGCAGATTCGGGTTTTtgtgaaacaatatttttttcctgttAAATGTGCCAATcaatgaaaacattttgaagacgttattgtattatttgaacaTGAAGCTGAGAGAGCTTTTTTGcaataatatgttaattaaaagttagtaaaagtatatatttatagtgcataaattcaaaactgtaatctaatttagaaatatttcttCAATTGGCTGCGAAAGAAGATATGATTTAATTGCGTTGAAGATTTTCATATTCAGCACGTCAAATACTGATCGTCCGTAGGTTAATGCAACTGATTTCCAGTTTGTATTCAGGTATTGATGCATTAAATCACCTGCGAATACATCAATCTTCTAAATCAGGTAACTATCCTAACTTAACGCTATTGAGATTAAGcctcaaaataaacaaaagagtaattgtttgatttttgTTTCACAAGCACAATTTGCATTGTAATAATGTCAGGACTTTGGACATCTTGGGCGTGGCCCATAACGCTAAACAGTTCACTTACTCTGTCCCTTGTTTCCATAGAACAAGTTAGTGAAGTCAAACCGCACGTTGTCCTTAACGTCGAACCAGTATTGCAGTCCCTTCAGATCAATTACATCTCTGCCAAAAGCGTCTTTTGATATATCAAACGGCATTAGGTACTCCATATGCACTTTTTCTGAGAATATATACGTAcgtattatatactatttatatgtttgttattttttatttcattatttagtCTTGCTGATATCAATCAAATGGAGGCttataaatacagttttaaaacGGTCTCTAACGAGGAAATTTGTATTAGAATTTTAAGACGTAAagctaatattttaactttttttttattttttattcatgcAGTCTTACTTGCTGATATTACAGCTTCCCCATCTCCATTAAATGGCAAATTGAGGATACTTCCTTGAGCACTATACCGGGATTTCATCGTAAGATCGGTATGGTACACTAATTGTATTTGGCGCGATGCTGTGTCAATACTGCAAaggataaaattatattaacaaataagttaaacgatttttaattttataatacataaatatttcatatgaaGGGTCATTTTCGGTAAATAATTTGAAGACTTTCTACCCAAGTAAGACCATACATACATGTAACAAAActtaggaataaaatattgaattgtgGGTAAACGTTCCCCTCCCTTTGGAACCCTGTTAAAAACGGATTTATAATTAACcgaataaatatcattttatctTACTTAATTCTATCAATAACAGCGTTCTTGAGTCCTTGAATGACGGCATTGTTCAAATCCATTTTTAAACCGGCGAGGTTTACACGGGCGAAGTTCACTAGCATGGGATCCAATATTTCGGTGAAGAGCTCGGGTATTCCAGAGGTAAGGGCGGGCACTTTTATTTGAGCTTGTCTGGCTAGGCAGCCAGAGTCCCAAACACtacatttaatatacacaCGGGGTACTGAAATGTAACAATTGTTTGAacgttatatatttgtaaagatGTGTTAGCCCAGTGGTTAAGGAGAGCATCGTATGGAAACTGATATGTCATTGGCCCAAACAGACAGAAGTCTGATCAGCACGAATATTGAAACATATTTAGAGTTAGATCGTCTTAAAGTATTTTgaagacaaaacattttatacgtTTCggtttaaaagtattaattattaattcactTACTTGCCGATTGAATAAATGTCAATTGCATTGCCAGCAATAAAGCACAAAAGATCGCACCCATTTTGATTGTACAACTTTGCAATTCTGAAGCTTAACTGTTTGTGATATTCATGTATtcccttatatatatataaaaactgtcaCATTAGATAACAGGCTGTTCACAGCCAAGGTTTAATAAGACGATTAATCATTACACAATTTGTCATATAAATTGATCATGTATGTATGTGGAACGGTTTGGAGCTTCCGTATGACGCACCATAACAATGAGCCTCGACTGCATCTGGAGTTTAGATTTTGACCATCTAATAACTGATAGTTGACGAAAGTGTTTTCTGATTATGATGGTTAACTGTAAATTCAAAACCAAATCCTTCTATGTATTTAGAAgtataagtaaaatttaatacagcGTGATACACATACAattctgttattttttttttctttgcagAAAGTAAGATCTCTCTCATCAATCTTTTGTGCacacagataaaaataaatgtttcccCAGAAATCTAACCAAGTGCTACACTCACACTTAAAACACTTTAGGCGTTATagctaattaaaaagttaactcAGTAATGTTGTACCAAAGCCTTAAATGTTAACAATTATCTATATGccttttaacaattatatcTATGCCATTTAAAAGAGACGTTAAAAGATGTATGTAATCAaacaatcataaaataaaactattacaaatttaatgatataaaaagaCAGACGAATCCCTTGTAATATATCGATTCAATTGTGAGTTAATAAGTATAGATTTTAGGTCAGAGGTGATTTAGTACAATAGAGCCTACGCAACCTTGTTATTGACATCACATATTGATGTGTCAGTCCATTACCATCATAATGGGTAATTAAGGTACGAATCACTGCGCTTTTAACCGGCCTTAAAAACGTAGGTTATCacattattttgtgtatatttgtaatttttcgtCTGTATCTGATGATTGTGGTGGTGGAAATAAGGTTCCTAAGACTATTGAACTATCAATTATTCTAAAGAAAACGAAAAGTATATCGTAGTcatgtttaatttttggttCTTCCAATGTACCAATATATTTTAGGCTTTTAGGACATAGATTTATGGGATACCAGAAATTATAACTTAAGGGGTGGTGAAgcagaatatattatatttaacatctCCGTCAAATACCCTTTCATCACCAACCCCTCTTTCACACCTTCACGTAACCTATAAAGTCGTGATACCTGCGACAGCAGTGAGTCAAGCAGAAGAGTGATAGAGGATCTGAGCAGACGATATTACTAAACCCTGATATTGAgcacaaaaaaaattgcggTGTAGAAGGCAAGATGGAAACAGCTACACTATATTCCCTATAAATTCGTGGAGGTAAGGGTAAAAGGAAAGAAACTAAACGGAAAGTAAATCTAAAGAAAAGCATAAGAAAGCATGCAATCCGGCTACCATCCGGCTCTATGTTGAGTCTAGGTCACATGATGTGAAATATGCTACTGGCCACACTAACGTAAGAAACCGTAGGCGGAGTGTGGACAAAATGCTACCGGcgctataaataataagacttATGCCCGCCTTCCACTGCGAGCAGAACGAACAGAACAGAACAGAAGAATATGTGCTTCCACCAAAGCGGAGACGGCAAAGACGGAAAAGAAGAATAGTATTACGCACACTCTGTTAATACTGAGTAATCTCAGGTATGGAAAATTAAAGGAGAAACGGGATTGCCATATCTGCGTCTCAATAAACCGGTCAGTGGTGGGATTTACAGGATTAAATGATCGTATCTTGACTatgaaaatcaatttaaagtCATGCCTTGTAAACGTCGATATTGTTATCCGTATGCTCCAACTTCAAAAGTGCCAGAGGAAGACGGCAGATATGGCATGGATCATGGGTTCAATAATGAAAGGAATTGGTGCTAGTCCCGATACACAAAAAGGGTGCTAcggatttattaatatttatagaaccGTAGCTCTTATATCTCTTTTGCTAGAAAGATCATTGGAGGAGGAAAAATCAGCAATCAACCTTAGGTATGCCAACGATACCACCCACTTGACATCAATTGAACATGACTTAGCCGAACTAATTCAGTGAGTGTAGACAGAAAGTTGTGACTACTCGTAAATAAATCCAATACTAAGGAGAtgataatcaataattgttGTGTTGTGTTGGGGGCGGATGCTAAGGATTCCCTGGACAGCTAAGAAAACTATGTACGTACTAAGATCGTTAcagataaataatgatttttcgACACGTTGTTACGATCCTGAGTTTTTTTGGCCATGTAACACGCAGAGATCCAGAAAGCCTAGAAAATCTGTAAAGGAAGTGGTGTAGCACCTCTATCTAACACGACCTTCAGAAATGAAGAGTGTTAGTGGTACATAAGTTTGTCTAACAAGacaataatcttaaaatataacagaCAAACAAACTCAGCCAGTGTACAGATAGGTCTACCTCAAtggaaattttgtttattatttctattgcTCGCGTGAGTGTCGCTTCGCTAACCAAGTTGACTATGCGCGCGGTACATCCAAAAGTTTACACAGAAGCCTCAGGATTCTACTTGGTACCCGTAAACCTAGTCTCTCCATTATAGCcagattttaatttgtaattatctTGTAGGGAAATTTGAATTTCCAAGCTTGTGAAAACGACGTTCAAGAAACAATTTCATCGAAATAGTAAGAAAATGCTTTTCTTTCTTTGAATATAGCTGACCGTCTCGAGTTTCTTGGCGATACTCTGTTCTGTCCGATGTTAGATTTGGGCGTTTTATTCACTCCGAGGTGTCAGGAAAAAACCGTGGTATATTGGCAAACGTCCGACTGTTCTTTACGCCGCAGCAGCTTCTCAATCATTATCAAGCTCGAGTCCCAGCGTTGGGTACTGCAGTCATCTCTGGGCTGGTGCTGCCATTTACTCGTAGCTCAACTCTGAAGTCTTGACCATTGCCGTTTAGTTGTCTGCCTTTTAGTGTTCTATAGATTACATTCCGAAGAATGCTACATggaactataaaaaaatctgtttctTAATTATACGATTTGTGCAACTTTGCGTAGTTGATCCTATAGATAGCTCCTGATTCTGGAGCTGGATCACGCTGGAGTTTCTCCCCAAGTGTCACAGTACACGATTTAGATCGTCGTTTTTTGTAAAACAGCCAAAGAGTGGAACTCCTTCCCCTCGTCAATCTCCCCTAGACAGTTTAACACAAGCGACGGCTATATATCTCTTGGATAGGCGCGCCCTTCAATAGGCCGCATCACACTTAAAAGGTGGGATTGTGTCCACACGTCTGTTCAGTTctgtaaaaaaacttttttcgaGAGTAGTAGTTTTTATTGTAGCTCATACATACGCTTATActaaagtttaaatttgattCCTGGCTGCTGTTACGTTTTATACAATGCGTTTCCCAATTTCTTTAAagtctaaataattcaatatattttactatacatCGCTATATTTTCATACAGGTGGAAACAAAGATATAATACGATAAGGAACAATGAAGCTGGGGAGGCGGCCGCAACTCAATGAATAAGTTACATcgcgtagaaaattaaattttttctaaAAGAGCATTAGGCACGATTTGCTAGCAGGATAATCGGAATTTCAATTCAGTTTCGAATTGTGACTTCTGTCAGAACTCATTTCTATGCAAATTGCCGCAAATAGCAAGAACGGCTGAATTATTTAATCGTTGGTTCGAGGACTTGAATGTCGCTACGTGTAGGAGATTCATCTTTCACTAATTCCAATAAAGATCGGATCTAGAAAGATTTTCAGAAAATTCCTTTAGCTATCGTCTATTATTAGCTTAAAAGCTAAAAGATAAGATAGATAATAGACGATTTATGCTTTTTATCACGCCTCAAGGTTAAACCggtcatttattattaaagctttattcaTTAATCCATGGAACAAAAAGTTAGtttacatttcttaatattagtataattgttaaaaaaagttcggttactttttcttttttagtaGTCTAGTTTTTGTATGTCCCCTTTTAGCCTCCTCCATATTTTCCAATCTCTTTTTGTCTTAAGCAACATTCATACAGTTTTTTCCCGCTAGTTCTATACCGTCACGTGTCCATCGTTTCTTTTGTCGTCCTATACAACTCGTTGTAGTAGTTCTAagctattttgttttttcaagtgTCCATCTTTTATCCCGCGCTCTAGAAATATGACCGCCCATTTCCGTTTAAGCCTTAGAGCGTGTAGAAGTGCATCtgtaagttttgttttgttacgaATGTCAACatttcttgttttgtttattctcCTCAACTTCAAGATGCTTCTGTCTGTTACATGCTGGCAAGAAAGCCTTAAATATATGCATTGAAAATTCactcaaataattaaattaaaattgttgctTAAATCGTTTAAATCTCAATGACTTAGCACACGTTTAAACGCCTTCCTGCCTTCACCTACACGTAACAATTATTGCTTCGTTAATAATAAGGGACGACAATGATCGTTCGACCCTCAAGGTATGATTGGATTGGACGTCTAGAAAAGAATAGGGATAAAATTCATGACAGTTTTCATATAGGGAAGTCGCGCTTAGTTTCAATACTGAATCTTACCCCAACGGAGGTAAAAAGGGCAAATGCACATTTAATCTTCAAGTCCAATTGTAAaagtataaatgaaagtaaGAATCGAATATGAAgcaattgaaacaaattaattttaatgaaattttattatcaaaaatgaagaacatataatagaaaatacatatacaaaagAATTTACACTATTAAAATGATTGAAGCATACACAATAGATGACCTGATTACctattaataacaaagtatataatttcaaaaaaacattgatttattttgcgTACATACTGCTGGAATAAACATCGTGTTGAGGAATTTTAATAATGCAATTGAAATTAACATAACATGTTCAGACATTGTggtaaattcaataaaaaaaattctgttAATATGACATGAAAATGCTCAATAGTTCGAAGCTTTGAAGCTTTAACTATCAATAGTATGACAACTTCGCATTACTTTTTAGTTATGTCAGATTGTGAGTATTTATCCTGTAGTAATCTAATAGACCATCTCATCGATGGGATGCTCTAAAAGGTAGGACCTAAAAGCGTTGAACATCTTTCCAGCAATCATATCTAGAAGAGGCTTTCCGTAGGTTGTGATTAGGACCTTGGACCATCCAGTGTTCCTGTTCAGGAAGTGATGCATAGAGTCACCTGTAAAAAAGTACATCGTTTATTACTGATTCGTCTTATGAAAGCTCAAAgtcaagaaattaataattagggTCATTCTTCGAAATCAAATCAAGAATATTTGGAAATTTAACAAGGATTTCTCTTATCGTATTATCTATTAGCTTTATTGTAATCTAAGATAGTATACTACTTAGTCATTTATAGCGTTAAAGTTCTTAATATAGATGTAACCAAACGCAAATTAATTGCATCAGGCAAAAGACAATTGGTAGCTTACTCAGTCCCTTGTTTTCCCTGAACAAGTTGGTGAAATTGTATTGCACGCTGTCTTTAATATCATAAGAGAAGGTAAAACTCTTAAGGTCGAAGACAGCCTTGCCGTTGGAATCCTTGACGATATCGTATGGCATCACGTAACCAATTTGGAAGTTttctaagaaatattaaaacaaattaaagcaagtttttttttatataaaattgttgctTTTGGAGTTGATCAAAAATGGACaacaatttaaatagtaaaaaatatacttaaaggTTAACAAGGTTTTTGTAGCTCGAACATGAATggatatctataatataactataggttattatttataggatcCAGTAATCTTGCCTTAAAACAACAAACGTAGTTTTTCCAAACTAgaaaacgtaaataaaataaaatcttaaaacgCCTTTTGACACAGAAAGatgtaaaaacatatataggATATACTCATACCCATATATGATTGACACAAACATTCGTACAGGAATACAAACTGAACgcatattgatttataaactATCACGAATCTTTTATAGCTACCCTccaaattcattattattcgcCGGTTAAAGAACTCAAGAACCACGGTTCAAACGCAGTATGTGTTATGAAATAAGCCAAATTCCTgtacacatattttaacatacaaaCAACCAtcttagaatatttaaaataaataaaagctataataatatataatatttcatgttttcTATGAACGAAATGGGTATCGAAGCATAACGTCTGTTTATTTGTTGAATGAATTTGACGTATTAAAGTATCCATCACAATATTGGGATtagaaaaaacttaattttcaaCATTATTTCACGTGTAAAATTCCCTTCGATGCATGACAAAAAAATAGACCAATCTACGTCCTATATCTTGacaataaagtttatgtttatatCTTAAGAATAGGtatatttacgtattttaaaaaaacatttcccTTTATGATTAAATGCGTgttattacgaaataaaaacaaaagcacGAAATGCTAAAGCTTCATGATGCGACTTCATGGTGCGACGTCTCCTCGTCATCAAATTCGCAAAAAGtttgtttacaatatataaattcaacaaaaataCTAACTGGAGTTAATCTCTGCATCACCATCTTCATTAATCACAAAACCGAGGACGTTTCCATCGACAGTGTAACGGCCTTTAACGACGGCGTCGGTGTGAGCTACCATTCGCATTTGTCTTCTCGTAGAGTCCAAACtggaagaaaaaaaacttactatAACTTACAATGCACTTGGCAATATGTAGCGTTCCGGACAGTCAGTATTTTACTTGTAAAGTCAAAAATGACTCCACCGACTCGCCAAAGTAAACCTTACTAAGTAGACCAAgcttaaatttcataaatttcaaTGTTCTGGAAGTAAGAAATTACAAACTGACACGACCAATAATTGCATTCGTTTGATACggttaaagtaatatttggCTATTCACGATAATTGTTCATTGTGAACAATAACAGTTAAGGATATTTCACAATCCGACAATTATTGTCAAATTAAAAAGCGCATACGTCGGACCAAGTCAAACACTTACTCCATGCTTTCAATGACGATGTTCTTGATTCCGCGTAGCACCGCCTtgtagaaattaatttttacaccAGCGATATCAATCTCAGCAACGTCAATGATCAGTGGGTCAAGACGTCTCGCCGCAATCTCCGCTATTAGATCCGAGGTTATTTCTGGTACCCGAAGTTGGACCTGTCTGGTAAGGCATTCCGAGTCCCGGACATCGCATTTTCCGTACTCTCTTGGGTctagaataaaaattttattattttttattacaatttttttattattcttggTGTTTTTGCAGTGCCTAGAAATAGctgtgataaaattaaaatcgaaCTATTTGATGATAATGGTTAGGTGGACGATACGCTCTCATTTGTTAACTTGCGCTTCATGTCCGATTATTTCTGTAATCAGCATACGAgattttcaaaaacatttttgtctaGTTCgcccttttatattttaaataatatcaacattgacaaaaacaacaat from Pieris brassicae chromosome 2, ilPieBrab1.1, whole genome shotgun sequence includes:
- the LOC123720171 gene encoding protein takeout-like, whose product is MSAIFYSFLLVIQLAFIQTLDPREYGKCDVRDSECLTRQVQLRVPEITSDLIAEIAARRLDPLIIDVAEIDIAGVKINFYKAVLRGIKNIVIESMDLDSTRRQMRMVAHTDAVVKGRYTVDGNVLGFVINEDGDAEINSKNFQIGYVMPYDIVKDSNGKAVFDLKSFTFSYDIKDSVQYNFTNLFRENKGLSDSMHHFLNRNTGWSKVLITTYGKPLLDMIAGKMFNAFRSYLLEHPIDEMVY
- the LOC123720378 gene encoding circadian clock-controlled protein daywake-like, yielding MGAIFCALLLAMQLTFIQSAIPRVYIKCSVWDSGCLARQAQIKVPALTSGIPELFTEILDPMLVNFARVNLAGLKMDLNNAVIQGLKNAVIDRINIDTASRQIQLVYHTDLTMKSRYSAQGSILNLPFNGDGEAVISAKKVHMEYLMPFDISKDAFGRDVIDLKGLQYWFDVKDNVRFDFTNLFYGNKGQSDLMHQYLNTNWKSVALTYGRSVFDVLNMKIFNAIKSYLLSQPIEEIFLN